The Erythrobacter sp. JK5 genome includes a region encoding these proteins:
- a CDS encoding AAA family ATPase: MKRSATCWSVDEKTETYTFDYLVSDATREAFSHFFKDTLGLYRALHKFALLNDLAIPRPARLRLERAVRERRFASRLPEPQQEDLVFGFEEVRFHSTSRSKSADVVDYVSLSDGEHQQALVLGLFSMIREHNSLFILDEPESHFNPQWRIKFAQRLLELPGKRGDQEVILTSHAPFVPADLSREQVLIFSRKGADLEVANPNMETFGANFDRILEHCFGVQPPISQMARDEIENLLESDDIATLEAALPRLGASVEKSFVADRLRQLKKGAAK, encoded by the coding sequence TTGAAGCGTTCAGCTACGTGCTGGTCAGTCGACGAAAAAACCGAAACCTATACCTTCGATTATCTCGTCAGTGATGCGACTCGGGAAGCCTTCTCCCATTTTTTCAAAGACACCTTGGGCCTTTACCGGGCACTACATAAGTTCGCCCTGCTGAATGACCTTGCGATCCCACGTCCAGCGCGTCTGCGCCTAGAAAGAGCAGTGCGTGAGAGGCGTTTCGCTTCCCGCTTGCCGGAACCGCAGCAAGAAGATCTGGTCTTCGGGTTCGAAGAGGTCCGCTTCCATTCGACGTCCAGATCCAAGTCAGCTGATGTCGTAGACTACGTCTCATTGTCGGATGGCGAACACCAGCAGGCCCTCGTCCTCGGCCTCTTTTCAATGATCCGCGAACACAATTCGCTCTTCATACTCGACGAGCCCGAATCCCACTTCAATCCTCAATGGCGTATCAAGTTCGCCCAACGACTCCTCGAATTGCCCGGTAAGCGCGGGGATCAGGAAGTGATCCTCACGTCGCATGCGCCATTTGTCCCGGCCGATCTGTCCCGTGAGCAGGTACTCATCTTCTCCCGCAAAGGGGCTGATCTCGAGGTCGCCAATCCGAACATGGAAACGTTTGGGGCGAATTTCGATCGCATTCTCGAGCACTGTTTCGGCGTTCAGCCACCAATCTCGCAGATGGCGCGTGACGAGATCGAGAACCTGCTCGAAAGCGATGACATCGCCACGCTAGAAGCGGCGCTGCCTCGATTGGGCGCGTCGGTTGAAAAGTCTTTCGTGGCTGACCGGCTTAGACAATTGAAAAAGGGGGCAGCAAAATAG